One region of Carya illinoinensis cultivar Pawnee chromosome 8, C.illinoinensisPawnee_v1, whole genome shotgun sequence genomic DNA includes:
- the LOC122318311 gene encoding AP2-like ethylene-responsive transcription factor BBM, with protein sequence MASMNWLGFSLSPQELPSQPADQDHSQNTEPRLAFNSDDISGTDVSGDCFDLTSDSTAPSLNLPPPFGILEAFNRNNQAQDWNMKGLGMNSSTHYKTTTDLSMLMGNPCSSQNLENQNQPKLENFLGRHSFGHHENAAYNNNGDYMFNNCSLQLPSEAANGVESSGAGGCSGSIHNNSSIGLSMIKTWLRNQPAPAPQQDNKNDGAGASSGGNNASLTSAQTLSLSMSTGSQSSSTLPLLTASTAGGASGGESSSSDNKLQKTTSGLDSQTGAIEAVPRKSIDTFGQRTSIYRGVTRHRWTGRYEAHLWDNSCRREGQTRKGRQVYLGGYDKEEKAARAYDLAALKYWGTTTTTNFPINNYEKELEEMKHMTRQEYVASLRRKSSGFSRGASIYRGVTRHHQHGRWQARIGRVAGNKDLYLGTFSTQEEAAEAYDIAAIKFRGLNAVTNFDMSRYDVKSILESSTLPIGGAAKRLKDVEQAEMTVDGQRTDDENITSRLTDGINGYGSAVHHGWPTLAFQQAQPYSMHYPYGQRVWCKQEQDSEAPNNFQDFHQLQLGNTHNFFQPNVLHNLMGMDSASMEHSSGSNSVIYGSQGGADGNGGVGYGSNGGYAIPMSTIITNDSNQSQGNHGTFGDSEVKALGYENVFASADPYHARNLYYLSQHSSASVVKASAYDQGSMCNNWVPTAVPTLAPRSSNMAVCHAAAPTFTVWNDT encoded by the exons ATGGCTTCCATGAACTGGTTGGGTTTCTCTCTTTCGCCTCAAGAACTCCCATCGCAGCCTGCTGATCAAGATCACTCTCAAAACACCGAGCCTCGCCTCGCCTTCAACTCTGACGACATCTCCGGTACCGATGTCTCAGGCGACTGCTTCGATCTCACTTCTGACTCGACTGCTCCATCCCTCAACCTGCCTCCCCCTTTCGGCATACTTGAAGCATTCAATAGAAACAATCAAGCCCAAG ATTGGAATATGAAGGGTTTAGGGATGAACTCGAGTACTCACTACAAGACCACAACAGACCTGTCTATGCTAATGGGTAACCCGTGCAGTAGCCAAAACCTTGAAAACCAAAACCAGCCAAAGCTCGAGAACTTCCTCGGCCGACACTCTTTTGGGCATCACGAAAACGCCGCATACAATAACAATGGTGACTACATGTTCAATAACTGTTCCTTACAGTTACCCTCAGAAGCAGCAAACGGCGTGGAAAGCAGTGGCGCCGGCGGTTGTAGTGGTAGCATCCACAACAATAGCTCTATTGGTTTGTCCATGATCAAGACCTGGCTGAGGAACCAACCGGCACCAGCGCCTCAGCAGGATAACAAGAACGATGGTGCTGGTGCAAGTAGTGGTGGAAATAATGCAAGCCTAACAAGTGCACAAACCTTGTCGCTTTCAATGAGCACCGGATCACAGTCTAGCTCGACACTGCCACTTCTAACGGCGAGTACTGCTGGTGGTGCAAGTGGTGGAGAGAGTTCCTCATCGGATAATAAGCTGCAGAAGACAACATCTGGGCTTGATAGCCAAACTGGTGCTATCGAGGCAGTGCCAAGAAAATCCATTGATACATTTGGACAGAGGACTTCAATATACCGTGGTGTAACAAG GCACAGATGGACTGGCAGATATGAGGCCCATCTTTGGGATAATAGTTGTAGAAGAGAGGGACAAACTCGCAAAGGAAGACAAG TTTATTTGG gAGGTTACGACAAAGAAGAAAAGGCAGCAAGAGCTTATGATTTAGCAGCACTAAAATACTGGGGTACAACTACCACTACAAATTTTCCT ATTAACAACTACGAGAAAGAGTTGGAAGAAATGAAGCACATGACCAGGCAAGAGTATGTTGCGTCTTTGCGAAG GAAAAGTAGTGGGTTTTCACGGGGTGCATCTATTTATAGAGGAGTGACAAG ACACCACCAGCATGGACGATGGCAAGCAAGAATTGGAAGAGTTGCAGGGAACAAAGACCTTTACTTGGGAACTTTTA GCACCCAAGAAGAAGCAGCAGAGGCCTATGACATTGCTGCCATCAAGTTCCGAGGACTGAATGCAGTAACAAACTTTGACATGAGCAGATATGACGTTAAAAGCATACTCGAGAGCAGCACTTTGCCCATTGGTGGGGCTGCGAAGCGTTTAAAAGATGTTGAACAGGCTGAGATGACTGTGGACGGGCAAAGAACAGATGATGAAAACATCACTTCTCGGCTAACCGATGGAATCAATGGCTATGGTAGTGCTGTACACCATGGCTGGCCTACTCTTGCATTCCAACAAGCTCAACCTTATAGCATGCACTACCCATATGGGCAAAGGGTTTGGTGTAAGCAAGAACAAGATTCTGAAGCTCCCAACaactttcaagattttcatcagTTACAACTGGGAAATACCCACAATTTCTTTCAGCCTAATGTTTTGCACAACCTAATGGGTATGGACTCAGCTTCTATGGAGCATAGTTCTGGCTCTAACTCTGTCATTTATGGCAGTCAAGGAGGCGCAGATGGTAATGGTGGAGTTGGGTATGGAAGCAATGGTGGCTATGCAATCCCAATGAGTACGATAATTACCAACGATAGCAACCAAAGTCAAGGCAATCACGGTACTTTTGGTGATAGCGAGGTGAAGGCACTTGGTTATGAAAACGTGTTTGCCTCAGCAGATCCTTACCATGCCAGGAACTTGTATTATCTTTCACAGCATTCATCGGCAAGTGTGGTTAAGGCCAGCGCTTATGATCAGGGCTCGATGTGCAACAATTGGGTGCCAACTGCTGTGCCAACTCTAGCGCCGAGGTCAAGCAATATGGCTGTTTGCCATGCAGCAGCTCCAACTTTCACGGTGTGGAATGATACCTAG